From a single Ovis aries strain OAR_USU_Benz2616 breed Rambouillet chromosome 23, ARS-UI_Ramb_v3.0, whole genome shotgun sequence genomic region:
- the ARK2N gene encoding protein ARK2N isoform X3 yields MKMEEAVGKVEELIESEVPPKTSEQETAKEEDGSVELESQVPKDGVVDSTVLSSMPCLLMELRRDSSESQLASTESDKPTTGRVYESDSSNHCMLSPSSSGHLADSDTLSSAEENEPSQAETAAEGDPSGVSGAAVGRKSRRSRSESETSTMAAKKNRQSSDKQNGRVAKVKGHRSQKHKERIRLLRQKREAAARKKYNLLQDSSTSDSDLTCDSSTSSSGDDEEVSGSSKTITAEIPGHLDPGFLASEKTSAGNAPLNEEINIASSDSEVEIVGVQEHARCVHPRGGVIQSVSSWKHGSSTQYVSARQTQSWTAVAPQQTWASPAEVVDLTLDEDSRRKYLL; encoded by the exons ATGAAGATGGAGGAGGCAGTGGGAAAAGTTGAAGAACTCATTGAGTCTGAAGTGCCACCAAAAACATCTGAACAAGAGACAGCTAAGGAGGAAGATGGATCTGTGGAACTGGAATCTCAGGTTCCAAAAGATGGTGTGGTAGATTCTACAGTTCTTTCTTCAATGCCCTGCTTGTTGATGGAACTGAGAAGGGACTCTTCCGAGTCTCAGTTAGCATCCACAGAGAGTGACAAGCCGACAACTGGCCGAGTTTATGAGAGTGATTCCTCTAACCACTGCATGCTTTCCCCTTCCTCTAGCGGCCACCTGGCCGACTCAGATACATTGTCTTCTGCAGAGGAAAATGAACCGTCCCAGGCAGAAACAGCGGCAGAAGGAGACCCTTCTGGAGTGTCTGGTGCGGCAGTTGGGCGGAAGTCTCGCCGATCACGATCCGAAAGTGAAACATCCACCATGGCTGCCAAGAAAAACCGGCAATCCAGTGATAAACAGAACGGCCGAGTTGCCAAGGTTAAAGGTCATCGGAGCCAAAAGCACAAGGAGAGAATCAGGCTACTGAGGCAGAAACGGGAGGCTGCTGCACGGAAGAAATATAACCTGTTACAGGACAGTAGCACCAGTGATAGTGACCTGACTTGTGACTCAAGCACGAGCTCATCAGGTGATGATGAAGAGGTTTCAGGGAGCAGCAAGACAATCACTGCAGAGATACCAG GTCATTTGGATCCAGGATTCCTAGCAAGTGAGAAAACATCTGCTGGCAATGCACCACTCAATGAAGAAATTAATATTGCCTCTTCAGATAGTGAAGTGGAGATTGTGGGGGTTCAGGAACACGCAAG GTGTGTCCATCCTCGAGGAGGTGTGATTCAGAGTGTTTCTTCATGGAAGCATGGCTCCAGCACACAGTATGTTAGCGCCCGGCAAACACAGTCATGGACTGCTGTGGCTCCTCAGCAGACTTGGGCTTCACCTGCAGAAGTTGTTGACCTCACGTTGGATGAGGACAGCAGACGCAAATACCTGCTGTGA
- the ARK2N gene encoding protein ARK2N isoform X2 → MKMEEAVGKVEELIESEVPPKTSEQETAKEEDGSVELESQVPKDGVVDSTVLSSMPCLLMELRRDSSESQLASTESDKPTTGRVYESDSSNHCMLSPSSSGHLADSDTLSSAEENEPSQAETAAEGDPSGVSGAAVGRKSRRSRSESETSTMAAKKNRQSSDKQNGRVAKVKGHRSQKHKERIRLLRQKREAAARKKYNLLQDSSTSDSDLTCDSSTSSSGDDEEVSGSSKTITAEIPDGPPVVAHYDMSDTGSEPEVVNVDNLLAAAVVQEHSNSVGGQDTGATWRTSGLLEELNAEAGHLDPGFLASEKTSAGNAPLNEEINIASSDSEVEIVGVQEHASLS, encoded by the exons ATGAAGATGGAGGAGGCAGTGGGAAAAGTTGAAGAACTCATTGAGTCTGAAGTGCCACCAAAAACATCTGAACAAGAGACAGCTAAGGAGGAAGATGGATCTGTGGAACTGGAATCTCAGGTTCCAAAAGATGGTGTGGTAGATTCTACAGTTCTTTCTTCAATGCCCTGCTTGTTGATGGAACTGAGAAGGGACTCTTCCGAGTCTCAGTTAGCATCCACAGAGAGTGACAAGCCGACAACTGGCCGAGTTTATGAGAGTGATTCCTCTAACCACTGCATGCTTTCCCCTTCCTCTAGCGGCCACCTGGCCGACTCAGATACATTGTCTTCTGCAGAGGAAAATGAACCGTCCCAGGCAGAAACAGCGGCAGAAGGAGACCCTTCTGGAGTGTCTGGTGCGGCAGTTGGGCGGAAGTCTCGCCGATCACGATCCGAAAGTGAAACATCCACCATGGCTGCCAAGAAAAACCGGCAATCCAGTGATAAACAGAACGGCCGAGTTGCCAAGGTTAAAGGTCATCGGAGCCAAAAGCACAAGGAGAGAATCAGGCTACTGAGGCAGAAACGGGAGGCTGCTGCACGGAAGAAATATAACCTGTTACAGGACAGTAGCACCAGTGATAGTGACCTGACTTGTGACTCAAGCACGAGCTCATCAGGTGATGATGAAGAGGTTTCAGGGAGCAGCAAGACAATCACTGCAGAGATACCAG ATGGACCTCCAGTTGTAGCTCATTATGATATGTCTGACACCGGCTCTGAGCCAGAAGTGGTAAATGTGGACAATTTATTGGCGGCTGCAGTAGTTCAAGAGCACAGTAATTCTGTAGGAGGCCAGGACACAGGAGCTACCTGGAGGACCAGCGGGCTTCTAGAGGAGCTGAATGCGGAGGCAG GTCATTTGGATCCAGGATTCCTAGCAAGTGAGAAAACATCTGCTGGCAATGCACCACTCAATGAAGAAATTAATATTGCCTCTTCAGATAGTGAAGTGGAGATTGTGGGGGTTCAGGAACACGCAAG TTTATCTTGA
- the ARK2N gene encoding protein ARK2N isoform X1 — MKMEEAVGKVEELIESEVPPKTSEQETAKEEDGSVELESQVPKDGVVDSTVLSSMPCLLMELRRDSSESQLASTESDKPTTGRVYESDSSNHCMLSPSSSGHLADSDTLSSAEENEPSQAETAAEGDPSGVSGAAVGRKSRRSRSESETSTMAAKKNRQSSDKQNGRVAKVKGHRSQKHKERIRLLRQKREAAARKKYNLLQDSSTSDSDLTCDSSTSSSGDDEEVSGSSKTITAEIPDGPPVVAHYDMSDTGSEPEVVNVDNLLAAAVVQEHSNSVGGQDTGATWRTSGLLEELNAEAGHLDPGFLASEKTSAGNAPLNEEINIASSDSEVEIVGVQEHARCVHPRGGVIQSVSSWKHGSSTQYVSARQTQSWTAVAPQQTWASPAEVVDLTLDEDSRRKYLL, encoded by the exons ATGAAGATGGAGGAGGCAGTGGGAAAAGTTGAAGAACTCATTGAGTCTGAAGTGCCACCAAAAACATCTGAACAAGAGACAGCTAAGGAGGAAGATGGATCTGTGGAACTGGAATCTCAGGTTCCAAAAGATGGTGTGGTAGATTCTACAGTTCTTTCTTCAATGCCCTGCTTGTTGATGGAACTGAGAAGGGACTCTTCCGAGTCTCAGTTAGCATCCACAGAGAGTGACAAGCCGACAACTGGCCGAGTTTATGAGAGTGATTCCTCTAACCACTGCATGCTTTCCCCTTCCTCTAGCGGCCACCTGGCCGACTCAGATACATTGTCTTCTGCAGAGGAAAATGAACCGTCCCAGGCAGAAACAGCGGCAGAAGGAGACCCTTCTGGAGTGTCTGGTGCGGCAGTTGGGCGGAAGTCTCGCCGATCACGATCCGAAAGTGAAACATCCACCATGGCTGCCAAGAAAAACCGGCAATCCAGTGATAAACAGAACGGCCGAGTTGCCAAGGTTAAAGGTCATCGGAGCCAAAAGCACAAGGAGAGAATCAGGCTACTGAGGCAGAAACGGGAGGCTGCTGCACGGAAGAAATATAACCTGTTACAGGACAGTAGCACCAGTGATAGTGACCTGACTTGTGACTCAAGCACGAGCTCATCAGGTGATGATGAAGAGGTTTCAGGGAGCAGCAAGACAATCACTGCAGAGATACCAG ATGGACCTCCAGTTGTAGCTCATTATGATATGTCTGACACCGGCTCTGAGCCAGAAGTGGTAAATGTGGACAATTTATTGGCGGCTGCAGTAGTTCAAGAGCACAGTAATTCTGTAGGAGGCCAGGACACAGGAGCTACCTGGAGGACCAGCGGGCTTCTAGAGGAGCTGAATGCGGAGGCAG GTCATTTGGATCCAGGATTCCTAGCAAGTGAGAAAACATCTGCTGGCAATGCACCACTCAATGAAGAAATTAATATTGCCTCTTCAGATAGTGAAGTGGAGATTGTGGGGGTTCAGGAACACGCAAG GTGTGTCCATCCTCGAGGAGGTGTGATTCAGAGTGTTTCTTCATGGAAGCATGGCTCCAGCACACAGTATGTTAGCGCCCGGCAAACACAGTCATGGACTGCTGTGGCTCCTCAGCAGACTTGGGCTTCACCTGCAGAAGTTGTTGACCTCACGTTGGATGAGGACAGCAGACGCAAATACCTGCTGTGA